The Acidobacteriota bacterium DNA segment GCGGCGGCGGCAGCCTTTCTGTGGGCGACGGCGCATCAATTCGCGGCGCAACACCCGGAAGCGGTTAAACGCGCAGGTCACACGGGCGATGGACCAATGCTCGGTGAAACGCTTTTTAACGCCATCATCGGTTCGCATTCGGGTGTGGTATTCAGCGTCAATGAATATGAAGAGTCCTGGAGTTTTCTGAAAACCGATGATGGTCGCATTCACCTTGAAATTCCCGAACTGCTTGTTGGGTTGGATAAACTTGAACAGCGACAGCCTGAGCCATCAACCGAATTTCCCTTCATACTGGTTGCCGGAGAACGCCGTTCGTATAACGCCAACACGATTTATCGCGACCCGCGCTGGCGCAAAACCGACCCGGAAGGCGCATTGAAAATTCACCCGGATGATGCCGCCATCGTGGGTTTGGAAAATGGCGGGCTTGCCAAATGTGAGAGTAAAAAAGGTGCGGCGATTGTTCGCGTAGAAATCAATGATACGCTTTGTCGCGGGATGGTGACCTTGCCTCACGGGTATGGGTTGGAGTATTCGATGGGCAATGGCAAACGTCAACGCACAGGGGTCAACCTCAATACGCTGACCTCAGCGGAAGATTGTGACCCGATTGCCGGTACGCCTTATCATAAATTCGTTCCCGTGAGATTACAGGCGGTCGGTGATTAAGACAATTTTGTGAAGGATAAAAATCCGACATAAATGTATAGCTCTTTTGGTTCATATACATTTTTGTAACCCGGCAAAACCGGGAGTCAGGCAATCGGAGAAACCTGCTCACCTGATTCCCGGTTTTATTTATCGGCTGAAAAGCAGAATTTATGAAACGCTTTCATCCTCGACGGATTTCCGGCATGGGTAGCGCGAATTATCCAACCCATTAAATTAACTTATCGCCAATCACAAGATTTTTTCGGGTTGGTGAATCCCCTTCCTGTTGATCAATGAACCAGAGAAACCATCACAAAACCGAGAAAACATTTTTGTAACAATAAATTTTCTCACCTACATTATTGTCATTTTTCAAATCCGGCGAACCTCGCATTTTTATTAGCGGATGACGCTAAAACACGGAAACTTAAAGAGATTTTCTCAATCAATAGCTGATTTCATTGTTTGGCATCAACTTTGCAGTTCGTTTGCGTGAGCCTAAATCAAATGCAATTTAATTTAGCGACGATTGAGCAGCATGCCATAGAAAAGTTACACCGAATCGAAAGTCAGCATAATTCGGTTGAGCGGCTGAACGCGCTCAAAAAATTTATCAAGACGGAAACCCAACGACTCTGGTTTCGCCATCGGTTCGGCATCGGCGGCAGAGAAATTGTTCGCGCTCGCAGTCTGATTGTTGACCTGTTGATTCGCGTCATCAGTCGCCGGGTGGTCGATGAACAATTCCGTTTAACGGCGCTTCCGGGATTTGCGGTCATTGCGGTTGGCGGTTATGGGCGACAGGAACTCGCGCCGCATTCCGATATTGATTTGATGTTTCTCTATCAGGATGGCGCGAAAGCCCAAACCATCTCTCAGCTCAGCGAAGAAATTTTATACTCGCTCTGGGATATTGGGTTCACCGTCGGACACAGTCTGAGAAGCCTGAAGGAAAGTATCTCCATCGGCAAAGACGACATCGTTTCGAGAAATTCAATGGTGGATGCGCGGTTGTTATTTGGCAATCACGCGCTATTTAAAACCTTAACCGACAGGTTGGAAAAAGAGGTCTTTGAAAAACAGAAAGACAAACTGCTCGCTGAATTGATGAGCGAACGACTAGCGCGATACAACAAATTCGGCGAAGTCGCTTGCGTGCAGGAACCCAACATTAAAGAAACCGCAGGGGGATTGCGCGATTTCCATTATTTGATGTGGGCGTGCCGGATTGCTTATGGTTATCGAACGCTTCAGGAACTGGTGAGCGCCGGAATTATTTCCGAACGCGAAGCCCGGCTGATGAATTCGGCATACGATTTTCTGTTACAGGTTCGCAACGATCTGCATTTTTTAACCTCGCGGCAAAGCGATTTATTATCGTTCGATCTGCAACAGCAGGTGGCGCGGAATTTACGTTATGAAAATTCCGATAAACAGCAGGCTTCGGAAATTTTCATGCGCGATTATTATCTGCACGCCCGCAACCTCAAACGCTTGACCGAATCGCAACTCAATCGCGCCACCAAAAAATCGGAATATCAATTCTGGTTCCGAAAGCGTCGCACACCAAGCGTGAATGGCGGATTTGTGGCGCGCAATCAGGCGCTTGATTTTTCCGAGTCGATTGAGATGCCCGTCCTCAAAATTGATGGAGCGCGAATGATGCAGGCGTTCAATTACGCGCAATCAATCGGCATGAATTTCAGTTCGAGAGTGCAGGAAAGCATTCAGCAGAGTTTGCCGGAAATTAACCGCCGATTCATCGCTTCGCCGATTGCTTCGCAAGGTTTTTTAAAAACTCTGCGACTGAAAGGGCGCGTCGCCAACGGCTTGCGGCTGATGCACGACCATGAATTTTTAAGCAAATTTATGCCGGAATTCGGGCGCATCACCTGTCTCGTTCAACACGACCTTTATCACCGGTATACAGTTGATGAACACACGCTCAGAGCCATTGAAACCCTGGATTTACTGGCGAATTCTCAAGAGACCAAGCTGGAACGTTACCGGAAAATCTATGCTGAAATCACTGACCCGGCGATTTTACATTTAGGGTTATTGCTTCACGACATCGGAAAAGGTTTAGGCGGCGGGCACACCGAAAAAGGCATAAAAATCGCCCAGAAAATTTGCGCCCGGTTACATCTCGAATCGCAAAAAACCGAACAGGTTCTTTTTCTCATCCGCGAACACCTGAAGATGTCTTATATCTCGCAGCGTCGTGATCTCGCCGACGATAAGGTGATTCAAGAGTTCGCCGCGCAGATGGGTACGCTTGACAATTTGAATATGCTGACTCTGCTGACTTATGGTGACATCAATGGCGTAGGTCCTGGGGTTTGGAACGAGTGGAAAGATACGTTGCTCTGGGAACTCTATGCAAAGGCGCGTGGCTGTTTAGCGATTGAAGACCCGGCAAAGAAAGACCCGGAGCCGCGACAGCAAAAAGTTGCCCGGCTGCTTGCCAGAGATATTGATGAGGAAACCATTGCCAAACATTTTGCAACTTTGACCGGCGAATATCTGAACACCACGCCGATAACCACGATTGTCGAACACATTCGGCTTTCGCATACGCTGGGGACAAATCCGGTTAATACCAGTTGGCACGTCAATCATCAAAGCCGCTTTACGGATTTACATTTGTGTTCGCGCAATCAACCCGGCTTGTTTGCAGCGATTGCCGGAGCGTTGACCGCCAAAGGCATCAATATTCTCAGCGTTCGCTTGAACACCCGAACCGATGGGTTGGCGGTTGATTCATTCAAGGTTCGCGATATGACCGGCGAACCGATTATTGAACCTTCGCGTTGGGAACAGATTGATAAAACCATCAGACAGGCACTCAGCGGCGAGTTGGATGTGGCGGCGGCAGTCGATAAACGGTTGAAGGCGCATCGTCAATCACCGATGCAAAAGCGCAAACGGGAAAGCGCCAAACCGACAAAAATCACCTGGGACAATACGCATTCCGAACGTTGCACGATTTTGGAGGTGCGCACCAGTGACCGTTGGGGATTGGCTTATAAAATCGCCAGTACGCTGGCATCTCTCGATTTGGATATTGTATTCGCTAAAGTGGCAACCGAAAAAAATCTGGCGCTCGATATTTTTTACATCACCAATAATTTCGGTGAGAAG contains these protein-coding regions:
- the glnD gene encoding [protein-PII] uridylyltransferase, giving the protein MQFNLATIEQHAIEKLHRIESQHNSVERLNALKKFIKTETQRLWFRHRFGIGGREIVRARSLIVDLLIRVISRRVVDEQFRLTALPGFAVIAVGGYGRQELAPHSDIDLMFLYQDGAKAQTISQLSEEILYSLWDIGFTVGHSLRSLKESISIGKDDIVSRNSMVDARLLFGNHALFKTLTDRLEKEVFEKQKDKLLAELMSERLARYNKFGEVACVQEPNIKETAGGLRDFHYLMWACRIAYGYRTLQELVSAGIISEREARLMNSAYDFLLQVRNDLHFLTSRQSDLLSFDLQQQVARNLRYENSDKQQASEIFMRDYYLHARNLKRLTESQLNRATKKSEYQFWFRKRRTPSVNGGFVARNQALDFSESIEMPVLKIDGARMMQAFNYAQSIGMNFSSRVQESIQQSLPEINRRFIASPIASQGFLKTLRLKGRVANGLRLMHDHEFLSKFMPEFGRITCLVQHDLYHRYTVDEHTLRAIETLDLLANSQETKLERYRKIYAEITDPAILHLGLLLHDIGKGLGGGHTEKGIKIAQKICARLHLESQKTEQVLFLIREHLKMSYISQRRDLADDKVIQEFAAQMGTLDNLNMLTLLTYGDINGVGPGVWNEWKDTLLWELYAKARGCLAIEDPAKKDPEPRQQKVARLLARDIDEETIAKHFATLTGEYLNTTPITTIVEHIRLSHTLGTNPVNTSWHVNHQSRFTDLHLCSRNQPGLFAAIAGALTAKGINILSVRLNTRTDGLAVDSFKVRDMTGEPIIEPSRWEQIDKTIRQALSGELDVAAAVDKRLKAHRQSPMQKRKRESAKPTKITWDNTHSERCTILEVRTSDRWGLAYKIASTLASLDLDIVFAKVATEKNLALDIFYITNNFGEKLTNEVLPFVETTILNTLNENQQ